Proteins encoded in a region of the Methylobacterium radiotolerans JCM 2831 genome:
- a CDS encoding glycosyltransferase, which yields MKILIAATPLTGHVNPLLAIGRTAAARGDDVLVLTDPTFRPKVEAAGLRFAPYADDHAAEYRETDLPAGPERYRREFERRFVDPMPVQAAALRALIAAEAPDVILAGSMFLGALPLLLDSAPRPPIVTVNVSILFLDRPDHAPVGLGLPPARDRDDLVRYATLKAGMDAAFVNPVRAYTDAKLAALGLPPLPASLPHSIVILPDLFLQPTVPGFEYDYGTLPPGLRFIGLLQPPTPPAPLPEWWPALEAANAAGRPVVLVTQGTLANADLGELVEPTLTALADRDDLLVLATTGGRPVDALAVPVPANARVSCFLPFRELLPRVSVLVTNGGYGSVSQALAAGVPIVSAGLTEDKAEVNARIGWSGVGINLGTNAPTPEAVGAAVARVLDEPNFRARAGAMRDAFAARDAMASILTAVDDLARARGKADNGAARPLARSA from the coding sequence ATGAAGATCCTGATCGCCGCGACGCCGCTCACCGGCCACGTGAATCCGCTCCTCGCCATCGGGCGGACGGCGGCCGCCCGGGGCGACGACGTCCTCGTGCTCACCGACCCGACCTTCCGGCCGAAGGTCGAGGCGGCGGGCCTGCGCTTCGCGCCCTACGCCGACGATCACGCGGCCGAGTACCGCGAGACCGACCTGCCGGCCGGCCCGGAGCGCTATCGCCGCGAGTTCGAGCGCCGGTTCGTGGATCCCATGCCGGTCCAGGCCGCCGCCCTGCGGGCGCTGATCGCGGCCGAGGCCCCCGACGTGATCCTGGCCGGCAGCATGTTCCTAGGCGCGCTGCCACTGCTCCTCGACAGCGCGCCGCGGCCGCCGATCGTGACCGTCAACGTCAGCATCCTGTTCCTCGACCGGCCCGACCACGCCCCCGTGGGCCTCGGCCTGCCACCGGCCCGCGACCGGGACGACCTGGTCCGCTACGCCACCCTGAAGGCCGGCATGGATGCGGCTTTCGTCAACCCGGTCCGGGCCTACACGGACGCGAAGCTCGCGGCGCTCGGCCTGCCGCCCCTGCCGGCCTCCCTGCCCCACTCCATCGTGATCCTGCCGGACCTGTTCCTGCAGCCGACCGTGCCGGGCTTCGAGTACGATTACGGCACCCTGCCGCCGGGCCTGCGCTTCATCGGCCTGCTCCAGCCGCCGACGCCGCCGGCGCCGCTGCCGGAGTGGTGGCCGGCGCTGGAGGCGGCGAACGCGGCGGGCCGGCCCGTCGTGCTGGTCACCCAGGGCACGCTGGCCAACGCGGATCTCGGCGAGCTGGTCGAGCCGACCCTGACCGCCCTGGCCGACCGGGACGATCTGCTGGTCCTGGCCACCACCGGCGGTCGGCCCGTGGACGCGCTGGCAGTTCCGGTCCCGGCCAATGCCCGGGTGTCGTGCTTCCTGCCGTTCCGCGAATTGCTGCCGCGGGTGAGCGTGCTCGTGACCAACGGCGGCTACGGGAGCGTCTCGCAGGCGCTCGCCGCCGGGGTGCCGATCGTCTCGGCCGGCCTGACGGAGGACAAGGCGGAGGTGAACGCGCGCATCGGCTGGTCCGGCGTCGGGATCAACCTCGGAACCAACGCGCCGACCCCGGAGGCGGTCGGCGCCGCGGTGGCGCGCGTGCTCGACGAGCCCAACTTCCGCGCGCGCGCCGGAGCGATGCGGGACGCCTTCGCGGCGCGGGACGCCATGGCGTCGATCCTGACCGCGGTGGACGATCTCGCGCGCGCCCGGGGCAAGGCCGATAACGGGGCCGCGCGCCCGCTCGCGAGGTCGGCATGA
- a CDS encoding ferredoxin, with protein sequence MKPASDTAALRVVVDLNRCQGYAQCCYAAPDAFALRGHEILFYDPAPPAERRGAIERALQACPVRAISLQAGPDDGGAP encoded by the coding sequence ATGAAGCCGGCCTCCGACACCGCGGCGCTCCGGGTCGTCGTGGATCTCAACCGCTGCCAGGGCTACGCCCAGTGCTGCTACGCCGCGCCGGACGCCTTCGCGCTCCGCGGCCACGAGATCCTGTTCTACGATCCCGCGCCGCCGGCCGAGCGGCGCGGCGCCATCGAGCGGGCGCTGCAGGCCTGCCCGGTCCGCGCCATCAGCCTCCAGGCCGGCCCGGACGACGGGGGCGCGCCGTGA
- a CDS encoding NAD(P)/FAD-dependent oxidoreductase: MTPEPAGIVVVGASLAGLRGAEALRRGGYDGPLTLVGAEPYRPYDRPPLSKHVLAGELAADATRLPELAELRARWRLGSPAVALDRAARTLRLADGSTLAYESLLIATGAEARPWPAETGGGLAGIFTLRGRDDAAALRDALVARPRQVLIVGGGLIGCEAASCLRDLGLPVTLVDPNAAPLARGLGTFVGSVIAECLRASGATFRPGATVRAFEGDASGHVARARLADGSTIETNLVIVALGATRATGWLRGAGLRADAGGVTCDAACRVLDADRVPCPDIYAAGDVARWPIPLYGNRLIAVEHWGNAVEQAAHAARNMLADPGDQRPYGHLPAFWSSQFGINIKLVGLPDGADSVAVVQGSRASRRFLAVYGRAGRSIAAVSFDQARWLPAYAEAITAGDPFPPITDATDRPRVEMAVPGFPPPHRAAEARPSAETVHV; encoded by the coding sequence GTGACTCCCGAACCCGCCGGCATCGTCGTGGTCGGGGCCTCCCTCGCCGGCCTGCGCGGTGCCGAGGCGCTGCGGCGGGGCGGCTACGACGGGCCGCTCACCCTGGTCGGCGCCGAGCCGTACCGCCCCTACGACCGCCCGCCCCTGTCGAAGCACGTGCTCGCCGGGGAGCTCGCCGCCGACGCGACCCGGCTGCCGGAACTGGCCGAGCTCCGCGCCCGCTGGCGTCTCGGGAGCCCGGCCGTCGCCCTCGACCGGGCGGCCCGCACGCTCCGGCTCGCCGACGGGTCGACGCTCGCCTACGAGTCCCTGCTCATCGCCACCGGCGCCGAGGCCCGGCCCTGGCCGGCCGAGACCGGTGGCGGGCTCGCCGGCATCTTCACCCTGCGCGGGCGCGACGACGCGGCCGCCCTGCGGGACGCCCTGGTGGCGCGCCCGCGGCAGGTGCTGATCGTGGGCGGCGGCCTGATCGGCTGCGAGGCGGCCTCCTGCCTGCGCGATCTGGGCCTGCCCGTGACCCTGGTCGACCCGAACGCCGCGCCCCTGGCCCGGGGTCTCGGGACCTTCGTCGGCAGCGTGATCGCCGAGTGCCTGCGCGCGTCCGGCGCCACGTTCCGCCCCGGCGCGACGGTGCGGGCGTTCGAGGGCGACGCGTCCGGGCACGTCGCCCGGGCCCGCCTGGCGGACGGCAGCACCATCGAGACCAACCTGGTCATCGTCGCCCTGGGGGCGACCCGGGCGACGGGCTGGCTGCGGGGTGCGGGCCTGCGCGCGGATGCCGGCGGGGTGACCTGCGACGCGGCCTGCCGGGTCCTCGACGCCGACAGGGTGCCCTGCCCGGACATCTACGCCGCGGGCGACGTCGCCCGGTGGCCGATCCCCCTCTACGGCAACCGCCTGATCGCCGTGGAGCACTGGGGCAACGCCGTCGAGCAGGCCGCGCACGCGGCGCGCAACATGCTGGCCGACCCCGGCGACCAGCGCCCCTACGGTCACCTTCCGGCCTTCTGGTCGAGCCAGTTCGGGATCAACATCAAGCTGGTCGGCCTCCCCGACGGGGCCGATTCCGTGGCGGTGGTGCAGGGTTCGCGGGCCTCCCGGCGCTTCCTCGCCGTATACGGCCGCGCCGGGCGCAGCATCGCGGCCGTCTCGTTCGATCAGGCCCGCTGGCTGCCGGCCTACGCGGAGGCGATCACGGCCGGCGATCCGTTCCCGCCGATCACCGACGCCACCGACCGGCCGCGCGTCGAGATGGCGGTCCCGGGCTTCCCGCCGCCGCACCGAGCCGCCGAGGCGCGGCCTTCCGCCGAGACCGTCCATGTCTGA
- a CDS encoding cytochrome P450 — MSDDALFAAVMDPANRADPYPLYRRMRQQPVSRQRDGSYVVSTHAAIRSLLFDPRLSSEDLPPPRRPRTGNPLKDLILNPIKNRISATHRPFIFRDPPDHDRLRSLVMREFSIARVQALRPRIAREVDGLIDACRERREVCLVSDLSYPLPVTVICELLGVPRADEPRFQAWATQLATAVEPDARHDDGTRRQIVGAFDEIAAYMRDLIREKRRRPADDMLSGLAAPGPDGRKQMSDFDLLSTAVLLLVAGHETTVNLITNAMLTLLRHPEELERLKADPERAPRLIEEVLRYEPPVHFRTRKALGAIAVAGEMIPKGAPVILMFAAANRDPDRFAAPDRFDPDRGDIEHFGFGGGLHYCVGAPLARLEAEIALVALSRRLVAPRLAVDPPPYRPGASLRGPEQLRIGIDGVA; from the coding sequence ATGTCTGACGACGCGCTGTTCGCCGCCGTGATGGATCCGGCCAACCGGGCCGACCCGTACCCGCTCTATCGACGGATGCGGCAGCAGCCGGTCTCGCGCCAGCGCGACGGCAGCTACGTCGTCTCCACGCACGCGGCGATCCGCAGCCTGCTGTTCGACCCGCGGCTCAGCTCCGAGGACCTGCCGCCGCCCCGGCGGCCCCGCACCGGCAACCCGCTCAAGGACCTGATCCTCAACCCGATCAAGAACCGCATCAGCGCCACGCACCGTCCGTTCATCTTCCGCGACCCCCCGGACCACGACCGGCTGCGCAGCCTGGTGATGCGGGAATTCTCGATCGCGCGGGTGCAGGCGCTGCGGCCGCGGATCGCCCGGGAGGTGGACGGCCTGATCGACGCGTGCCGGGAGCGGCGGGAGGTCTGCCTCGTGAGCGACCTGTCCTACCCCCTGCCGGTGACGGTGATCTGCGAGCTGCTCGGCGTGCCGCGCGCGGACGAGCCGCGGTTCCAGGCCTGGGCGACGCAGCTCGCCACCGCCGTGGAGCCGGACGCGCGCCACGACGACGGGACCCGGCGCCAGATCGTCGGCGCCTTCGACGAGATCGCCGCCTACATGCGCGACCTCATCCGCGAGAAGCGCCGCCGCCCGGCGGACGACATGCTGAGCGGCCTCGCCGCCCCCGGCCCGGACGGCCGGAAGCAGATGAGCGACTTCGACCTGCTGTCGACGGCGGTCCTGCTGCTGGTCGCGGGTCACGAGACCACCGTGAACCTCATCACCAACGCGATGCTGACCCTGCTCCGGCATCCCGAGGAGCTGGAGCGGCTCAAGGCCGATCCCGAGCGGGCCCCGCGGCTGATCGAGGAGGTCCTGCGCTACGAGCCGCCGGTGCATTTCCGGACCCGCAAGGCCCTCGGCGCGATCGCGGTGGCCGGCGAGATGATCCCCAAGGGCGCGCCCGTCATCCTGATGTTCGCGGCCGCGAACCGCGATCCCGACCGGTTCGCGGCGCCCGACCGCTTCGATCCCGACCGGGGCGACATCGAGCATTTCGGCTTCGGCGGGGGCCTGCACTACTGCGTCGGCGCACCCCTGGCGCGGCTCGAGGCCGAGATCGCCCTGGTTGCGCTCAGCCGCCGCCTCGTCGCCCCGCGGCTCGCGGTCGATCCGCCGCCCTACCGGCCGGGCGCGTCGCTCCGGGGGCCCGAGCAGCTGCGGATCGGCATCGACGGCGTCGCCTGA
- a CDS encoding zinc-dependent alcohol dehydrogenase: MKALCWHGRNDIRCDTVPDPVIEDSRDVIIKVTSCAICGSDLHLMDGLMPTMKSGDVLGHEFMGEVVEVGQGFTKFKKGDRIVVPFNINCGACRQCKLGNYSVCERSNRNAEMAAAQFGYTTAGLFGYSHLTGGYAGGQAEYVRVPMADVAPMKVPDGMDDESVLFLTDILPTGWQGAEHCEIRGGETIAVWGTGPVGIFAIQSAKIMGAERIIAIETVPERIALARKAGATDVIDFMNEDVFERIKEITKGQGADGVIDCVGMEASAGHGGLTGMLSTVQEKLTATERPYALAEAIKAVRPCGIVSVPGVYGGPIPVNMGSIVQKGLTLKSGQTHVKRYLEPLTKLIQEGKIDMTSLITHRSQNLAEGPDLYKTFRDKKDGCVKVVFHLN; the protein is encoded by the coding sequence ATGAAGGCACTGTGCTGGCACGGCCGCAACGACATCCGCTGCGACACGGTCCCAGATCCGGTCATCGAGGATTCCCGCGACGTCATCATCAAGGTCACGAGCTGCGCGATCTGCGGCTCGGACCTGCACCTGATGGACGGCCTGATGCCGACCATGAAGAGCGGCGACGTCCTCGGCCACGAGTTCATGGGCGAGGTCGTCGAGGTCGGACAGGGCTTCACCAAGTTCAAGAAGGGCGACCGGATCGTCGTGCCCTTCAACATCAATTGCGGCGCGTGCCGCCAGTGCAAGCTCGGCAACTACTCGGTCTGCGAGCGCTCGAACCGCAACGCCGAGATGGCGGCCGCGCAGTTCGGCTACACGACGGCCGGCCTGTTCGGCTACTCGCACCTCACCGGCGGCTACGCGGGCGGTCAGGCCGAGTACGTGCGCGTGCCCATGGCGGATGTCGCGCCCATGAAGGTGCCGGACGGCATGGACGACGAGTCCGTCCTGTTCCTCACCGACATCCTGCCGACCGGCTGGCAGGGCGCGGAGCACTGCGAGATCCGGGGCGGCGAGACGATCGCGGTCTGGGGCACCGGCCCTGTCGGCATCTTCGCGATCCAGTCGGCGAAGATCATGGGAGCCGAGCGGATCATCGCCATCGAGACCGTGCCCGAGCGGATCGCCCTCGCCCGCAAGGCCGGCGCCACCGACGTCATCGATTTCATGAACGAGGACGTGTTCGAGCGGATCAAGGAGATCACCAAGGGCCAGGGCGCCGACGGCGTGATCGACTGCGTCGGCATGGAGGCGAGCGCCGGCCACGGCGGCCTCACCGGCATGCTGTCGACGGTGCAGGAGAAGCTCACCGCCACCGAGCGGCCCTACGCGCTGGCCGAGGCCATCAAGGCGGTCCGTCCCTGCGGGATCGTCTCGGTGCCCGGCGTCTACGGCGGGCCGATCCCGGTCAACATGGGCTCGATCGTCCAGAAGGGCCTGACCCTCAAGAGCGGCCAGACCCACGTGAAGCGCTACCTCGAGCCGCTGACCAAGCTGATCCAGGAGGGCAAGATCGACATGACCTCCCTGATCACACACCGCTCGCAGAACCTCGCGGAGGGGCCAGACCTCTACAAGACCTTCCGCGACAAGAAGGACGGCTGCGTGAAGGTGGTGTTCCACCTGAACTGA
- a CDS encoding SOS response-associated peptidase, translating to MCNLYSLRTGPADLRRAFGIAEDRTGNLPLLPAIFPDQLAPVVLNGATGRDLAMMRWGMPGPKAFGEHPITNVRNVASPHWRPWLGVAHRCLVPVNAFSEYADTKPRKTPVWFALDEDRPLFAFAGIWRPWTGVRGTKRENPDRVAEEHRLFAFLTTEANGVVGPVHPKAMPVLLTKPEEWATWLEAPTAEALRLQRPLPDAAMREVARGARSDGPEAEPEA from the coding sequence ATGTGCAACCTCTACAGCCTGCGGACCGGCCCCGCGGACCTGCGCCGGGCCTTCGGGATCGCGGAGGATCGCACCGGAAACCTTCCGCTGTTGCCGGCTATCTTTCCCGACCAGCTGGCGCCGGTGGTCCTGAACGGCGCGACCGGCCGGGACCTCGCGATGATGCGCTGGGGCATGCCGGGGCCCAAGGCGTTCGGCGAGCATCCGATCACCAACGTGCGCAACGTCGCGAGCCCGCACTGGCGGCCCTGGCTCGGGGTCGCCCATCGCTGCCTCGTGCCGGTCAACGCCTTCAGCGAGTACGCCGACACGAAGCCGCGCAAGACGCCGGTCTGGTTCGCCCTCGACGAGGACCGGCCGCTCTTCGCCTTCGCGGGGATCTGGCGGCCCTGGACCGGCGTGCGGGGCACGAAGCGCGAGAACCCCGACCGGGTCGCCGAGGAGCACCGGCTCTTCGCCTTCCTGACCACGGAGGCGAACGGCGTCGTCGGGCCGGTCCATCCCAAGGCGATGCCGGTCCTGCTCACGAAGCCGGAGGAGTGGGCGACCTGGCTGGAGGCGCCGACCGCGGAGGCGCTGCGGCTCCAGCGCCCGCTCCCGGACGCCGCGATGCGCGAGGTCGCCCGCGGCGCCCGGTCGGACGGGCCGGAGGCCGAACCCGAGGCGTAG
- a CDS encoding lytic transglycosylase domain-containing protein, with product MRAPLLLLLLACAAPAQARPATFLAVHAVGMASLPPVPPVPAAAPVAADARARFLPLIAREAAGTGLPLAVADAVARIESGYDPTVVGSVGEVGLMQVRPTTAAMLGFRGTVAELASPEINVRYGVRYLAEAWRRADGDLCRALMKYRAGHGAESMSPLSQLYCARAQAILGDPEARAVRASARAAAPDRLAARPAGPVHRTRVAAVPARPLSFWEAHRARIARLNAAVVARWRARGWSAAPNGASGEPAGG from the coding sequence ATGCGCGCTCCGTTGCTACTCCTGCTGCTGGCCTGCGCCGCCCCCGCGCAGGCCCGGCCCGCCACCTTCCTGGCGGTGCACGCCGTCGGCATGGCCTCGCTGCCGCCCGTCCCGCCCGTGCCCGCGGCCGCACCGGTCGCCGCCGACGCGCGCGCCCGCTTCCTGCCGCTCATCGCCCGCGAGGCCGCCGGCACCGGCCTGCCCCTCGCGGTCGCCGACGCCGTCGCGCGGATCGAGAGCGGCTACGATCCCACCGTGGTCGGCAGCGTCGGCGAGGTCGGGCTGATGCAGGTCCGCCCGACCACCGCGGCGATGCTCGGCTTCCGCGGCACCGTCGCCGAGCTGGCGTCGCCGGAGATCAATGTCCGCTACGGCGTCCGCTACCTCGCCGAGGCCTGGCGCCGGGCCGACGGCGACCTCTGCCGCGCGCTGATGAAGTACCGGGCCGGCCACGGCGCCGAGTCGATGTCGCCCCTGTCGCAGCTCTACTGCGCCCGCGCCCAGGCGATCCTCGGCGACCCGGAGGCGCGCGCCGTCCGGGCGAGCGCCCGCGCGGCCGCGCCGGACCGCCTCGCCGCGCGGCCGGCGGGCCCCGTCCACCGGACGCGCGTCGCCGCCGTCCCGGCGAGGCCGCTGTCGTTCTGGGAGGCGCACCGGGCGCGCATCGCCCGGCTCAACGCCGCCGTGGTGGCGCGCTGGCGGGCCCGCGGCTGGTCGGCCGCGCCCAACGGGGCCTCGGGTGAGCCGGCCGGCGGCTAG
- a CDS encoding NnrU family protein: MVLLILGLVLFLGTHAFSMARTRRAAIVGRIGEGRYKLGYTALSLLGLVLIGIGFHDYRLAGYIPVWDPPVWTRHLALTLVWLAFVCLAAAYLPGHIRAKAKHPMLLAVKIWATAHLLANGDLGSMLLFGGFLAWAVTARISAKRRGLVPGAVAAQHGGPAAAPLGWRNDVLALVIGTAAWFVFARYLHYPVIGVPVWPGSAA, encoded by the coding sequence ATGGTTCTCCTGATCCTCGGGCTGGTGCTGTTCCTCGGCACGCACGCCTTCTCGATGGCCCGCACCCGGCGCGCCGCGATCGTCGGCCGGATCGGCGAGGGCCGCTACAAGCTCGGCTACACCGCCCTGTCGCTGCTCGGGCTCGTGCTGATCGGGATCGGCTTCCACGACTATCGGCTCGCCGGCTACATCCCGGTCTGGGACCCGCCCGTCTGGACGCGCCACCTCGCCCTGACGCTGGTCTGGCTCGCCTTCGTGTGCCTCGCGGCCGCCTACCTGCCGGGCCATATCCGCGCCAAGGCCAAGCACCCGATGCTGCTCGCCGTGAAGATCTGGGCGACGGCGCACCTGCTCGCCAACGGCGATCTCGGCTCCATGCTCCTGTTCGGCGGCTTCCTCGCCTGGGCGGTGACCGCCCGGATCAGCGCCAAGCGCCGGGGCCTCGTCCCCGGGGCGGTCGCGGCCCAGCACGGCGGTCCGGCGGCGGCGCCCCTGGGCTGGCGCAACGACGTCCTGGCCCTGGTGATCGGCACGGCCGCGTGGTTCGTCTTCGCCCGCTACCTGCACTACCCGGTGATCGGCGTGCCGGTCTGGCCGGGCAGCGCGGCCTGA
- a CDS encoding tetratricopeptide repeat protein — protein MAENNEFLREVDEDYRRDRILQIWKRYSGVIIALAVLVVAGVAGWRYWQAQQRAAAEVASVRFDDANRLAKDGKVAEADKAFETLEAQGPAGYRLLARFRAAAETGKRDPAAGAAEFDKLADDTGLGDGLRDLARLRAALLRLDGPNPDPALANLQGLAAGTPFRHTAREMLGLAALKKGDYEDASRWFDQIVADPDTPRNLRERIEVYAAIVAGGPVTVTAAKPEPAAPPPPITR, from the coding sequence ATGGCCGAGAACAACGAGTTCCTTCGCGAGGTCGACGAGGATTACCGCCGCGACCGGATCCTCCAGATCTGGAAGCGCTACAGCGGCGTGATCATCGCGCTCGCCGTGCTCGTGGTGGCGGGTGTGGCGGGCTGGCGCTACTGGCAGGCCCAGCAGCGCGCGGCGGCCGAGGTCGCCTCGGTGCGGTTCGACGACGCCAACCGCCTCGCCAAGGACGGCAAGGTCGCGGAGGCCGACAAGGCCTTCGAGACGCTGGAGGCGCAGGGCCCGGCGGGCTACCGCCTGCTCGCCCGGTTCCGGGCGGCGGCCGAGACCGGCAAGCGCGATCCGGCGGCCGGGGCGGCGGAGTTCGACAAGCTCGCCGACGATACCGGCCTCGGCGACGGCCTGCGCGACCTCGCGCGCCTGCGCGCCGCGCTGCTGCGCCTCGACGGGCCGAACCCGGACCCGGCGCTCGCCAACCTCCAGGGCCTCGCCGCCGGGACGCCGTTCCGCCACACCGCCCGCGAGATGCTGGGCCTCGCCGCCCTGAAGAAGGGCGATTACGAGGACGCCAGCCGCTGGTTCGACCAGATCGTGGCCGATCCCGACACGCCGCGGAACCTGCGCGAGCGGATCGAGGTCTACGCGGCGATCGTCGCGGGCGGTCCCGTGACGGTGACCGCCGCCAAGCCCGAGCCCGCCGCGCCGCCCCCGCCGATCACGCGCTGA
- the der gene encoding ribosome biogenesis GTPase Der — translation MDMPTVAIVGRPNVGKSTLFNRLVGKKLALVDDRPGVTRDRREGDVAFGGLEFRVIDTAGLEEADAASLTGRMRMQTEAAILAADVVLFVIDARAGVLPADQPFAELVRRAGCPVILIANKAEGGAGLAGAYEAFTLGLGDPIPFSAEHGEGLGELHEALKGALPQRDADEDPDDAPGGRALKVAIVGRPNAGKSTLINRMLGEDRLLVGPEAGITRDSISLDWEWRGRRIKLHDTAGMRRRARIDDKLEKLAVSDGLRAVRFAEVVVVLLDATIPFEKQDLTIVDLVESEGRALVIGLNKWDLVADQPGLLKQLREDCTRLLPQVRGVAVVPLSGLAGDGVDKLMQAVVQAAEVWDRRVSTSRINDWLNEATSRNPPPAVSGRRIKIRYATQVKSRPPHFALFGNQLNALPKSYTRYLVNGLREAFDLPGTPIRLSLRTSQNPFDKG, via the coding sequence ATGGATATGCCGACCGTCGCGATCGTCGGGAGGCCGAACGTCGGCAAGTCAACCCTGTTCAACCGCCTCGTGGGCAAGAAGCTCGCGCTGGTCGACGACCGCCCGGGCGTGACCCGCGACCGGCGCGAGGGCGACGTCGCGTTCGGCGGCCTCGAGTTCCGGGTGATCGACACCGCCGGCCTGGAAGAGGCCGACGCCGCGAGCCTCACCGGCCGGATGCGCATGCAGACCGAGGCGGCGATCCTCGCCGCCGACGTGGTGCTGTTCGTGATCGACGCCCGCGCCGGCGTGCTGCCGGCCGACCAGCCCTTCGCCGAGCTGGTGCGCCGCGCCGGCTGCCCGGTGATCCTGATCGCCAACAAGGCCGAGGGCGGCGCCGGCCTCGCCGGGGCCTACGAGGCCTTCACCCTCGGGCTCGGCGACCCGATCCCGTTCTCCGCCGAGCACGGCGAGGGTCTGGGCGAGCTGCACGAGGCGCTCAAGGGCGCCCTGCCCCAGCGCGACGCGGACGAGGATCCGGACGACGCCCCCGGCGGCCGGGCCCTGAAGGTCGCGATCGTCGGCCGCCCGAATGCCGGCAAGTCGACCCTGATCAACCGCATGCTCGGCGAGGATCGGCTGCTCGTCGGCCCCGAGGCCGGCATCACCCGGGACTCGATCTCCCTGGACTGGGAGTGGCGCGGGCGGCGGATCAAGCTGCACGACACGGCCGGGATGCGCCGCCGCGCCCGGATCGACGACAAGCTGGAGAAGCTCGCGGTCTCGGACGGGTTGCGCGCCGTGCGCTTCGCCGAGGTCGTGGTGGTGCTCCTCGACGCGACGATCCCGTTCGAGAAGCAGGACCTGACGATCGTCGATCTCGTCGAGAGCGAGGGCCGCGCCCTGGTGATCGGCCTCAACAAGTGGGACCTGGTCGCCGACCAGCCGGGTCTGCTCAAGCAGCTGCGCGAGGATTGCACGCGCCTGCTGCCGCAGGTGCGCGGCGTCGCGGTCGTGCCGCTCTCCGGCCTCGCCGGCGACGGCGTCGACAAGCTGATGCAGGCGGTGGTGCAGGCCGCCGAGGTCTGGGACCGGCGCGTCTCCACCTCGCGCATCAACGACTGGCTGAACGAGGCGACCTCCCGCAACCCGCCCCCCGCGGTATCGGGGCGGCGGATCAAGATCCGCTACGCCACCCAGGTGAAGAGCCGGCCGCCCCACTTCGCGCTGTTCGGCAATCAGCTCAACGCCCTGCCGAAATCCTACACGCGCTACCTCGTGAACGGCCTGCGCGAGGCGTTCGACCTGCCGGGCACGCCGATCCGCCTGTCCCTGCGGACCTCGCAGAACCCGTTCGACAAGGGCTGA
- a CDS encoding carboxylate-amine ligase translates to MSAPSYRFGIEEEYFLADAETRGTPRGDLAAFHARVEAELPETGRELVAAQVELCTPPLTDAAAARENLGGQRRQLAGIAAESGLRLLACGTHPLARWSRQTATDGERYKGILSDVGIAARRALICGMHVHVEVPDPDARVDLMNRLLPFQPLLLALSASSPFWQGEATGLRAYRLSVFGELPRTGLPELFADAAAHARFVAIMTRSGAIADASFLWWSLRPSIKFPTLELRIADACTRLDDSLCIAALFRCLVRLCVRRPELHAGLDGVSRALASENLWRAQHSGVAASLIDEARGEAVPFAEALEAMLTLVAEDADALGCAADVARARAIVAEGTSADGQVAAYEAALTAGQDERAALAAAVDWIADAAR, encoded by the coding sequence ATGAGCGCCCCGAGCTACCGCTTCGGCATCGAGGAGGAGTACTTCCTGGCCGATGCCGAGACCCGCGGGACGCCGCGGGGCGACCTCGCCGCGTTCCACGCGCGGGTGGAGGCGGAGCTGCCCGAGACGGGCCGCGAGCTGGTCGCCGCGCAGGTCGAGCTCTGCACGCCGCCGCTCACCGACGCGGCGGCCGCCCGGGAGAATCTCGGCGGCCAGCGGCGGCAGCTCGCCGGCATCGCCGCCGAGAGCGGCCTGCGGCTGCTGGCCTGCGGCACGCACCCCCTCGCCCGCTGGTCGCGCCAGACCGCCACCGACGGGGAGCGCTACAAGGGCATCCTGTCGGATGTCGGCATCGCGGCCCGGCGGGCCTTGATCTGCGGCATGCACGTCCACGTCGAGGTTCCAGACCCCGACGCCCGCGTCGACCTGATGAACCGGCTGCTGCCGTTCCAGCCGCTGCTGCTCGCGCTGTCGGCCTCCTCGCCGTTCTGGCAGGGCGAGGCGACGGGCCTGCGGGCCTACCGGCTCAGCGTCTTCGGGGAATTGCCGCGCACCGGCCTGCCGGAACTCTTCGCCGACGCCGCCGCCCACGCGCGGTTCGTCGCCATCATGACCCGGTCGGGCGCGATCGCGGACGCGAGCTTCCTGTGGTGGTCGCTGCGCCCCTCCATCAAGTTCCCGACGCTGGAGCTGCGCATCGCCGACGCCTGCACGCGCCTCGACGATTCGCTCTGCATCGCCGCCCTGTTCCGCTGCCTCGTGCGCCTGTGCGTGCGCCGGCCGGAGCTCCACGCCGGCCTCGACGGCGTCTCGCGGGCGCTGGCCTCGGAGAACCTCTGGCGCGCCCAGCACAGCGGCGTGGCCGCGTCCCTGATCGACGAGGCGCGCGGCGAGGCCGTGCCGTTCGCCGAGGCGCTGGAGGCGATGCTCACGCTCGTCGCCGAGGACGCGGACGCCCTCGGCTGCGCGGCGGACGTGGCCCGCGCCCGGGCGATCGTGGCCGAGGGGACCAGCGCCGACGGGCAGGTCGCGGCCTACGAGGCCGCGCTCACCGCGGGTCAGGACGAGCGCGCCGCGCTGGCGGCCGCGGTGGACTGGATCGCCGACGCGGCGCGCTGA